Proteins found in one Pelobates fuscus isolate aPelFus1 chromosome 10, aPelFus1.pri, whole genome shotgun sequence genomic segment:
- the LOC134575044 gene encoding dual specificity protein phosphatase 13A-like → MILNEPRFNIRPYLEAGALFINEGVSSGGKILVFCPKGVSRAVVFVLSYLMLHQKMKLKDAVSTIILHRTISPNCGFLNQLLDLEKELTHQRTCQNASCREGTCSPECPSKHLT, encoded by the exons ATGATTCTTAATGAACCACGCTTTAACATCAGGCCCTACCTAGAAGCTGGTGCCCTGTTCATCAATGAAGGAGTGTCCTCTGGTG GCAAAATTCTGGTTTTCTGTCCAAAAGGTGTCAGCCGAGCAGTAGTTTTTGTACTTTCTTACTTGATGTTGCACCAGAAAATGAAGCTCAAAGACGCCGTCAGTACAATTATCCTTCATCGTACTATTAGTCCTAACTGTGGCTTCTTGAATCAGCTCCTTGATCTAGAAAAGGAGCTTACTCATCAGAGAACCTGTCAAAATGCCTCATGTAGAGAAGGAACTTGCTCACCAGAGTGCCCGTCAAAACACCTTACGTAG